ATGGATTCGTTTGAAAAAAGTTGATGCAATTTGGCCGTCGCTTAAATAAAAAATGTGATTAAATCCCCCAAGGGAAGATTTAATCACATAATGAAACGGCAAGTGTTTTTCTTCAGAAGGTTTTTATTCAGCGTTTAAAGCGTCCTCCAAAGTCTCATAGACGTCAAAAATGGAAATCAGATTGGTAATTGTAAACACATTGTGAATGTTTTGCTCAACGTTTGCCAATTTAAACGTGCCCTCAGCGTTAGTAACAGTGGTCATGCCGGAAACGAGCATCCCGATGCCGGAGCTATTGATGTAGGTGACTTTTCGAAGGTCGATGACAAAGTCCTTTTTTCCTTCGCTGATGTATTTTTTCAGCGTGTCTTTGAAGGTCTGATAATCGTCGCCGCCTAATAGATCGCCTTTGAGTTTAAGCACGACAATGCCTGATTCTTCATGTTCTTTCACGTGCATGGCTTGTTTGACTGTTTAAAGTTGGAGTAATGGCCTAACCTATATGCAAAGTTACGATAAATCCGTTAGGCGCACAATGGTTAGATGCCGTTTTCTATGTCGGGCGTTGGCAACTCGCCGGATTTCACCTTGTCCAAATACCACCACCAGTGCGTTGTTGGGTAACGTTTTTTTCGATAAGAATCGTCGTAAAGGCCTTCGCCGAAAATGTCTATGTAGTGCAGGCCATTTCTGAGCACTACCTGATCGCACCAGCGCACAATGGGTTTGAGCTCGCTGGTAAGTTCCGTTTTGCGAATTTCTATGTCGCTTCTGTATTCCAAGAACTCGTCGTAGCCTTCAATCCAAATATCTTCCGGGTCGTTGAGATCTTTGCAATATTTTTGATAAATCCTGACAATTTCCTCCATCGTAAAACCTTTGGAGCAATACAAATATGGTTTAGGTTCAGGCATTGCGTAGGCATTAAACAGTTGGGTTAAAAGAAAAAGCGTTGGTTTTTACCAACGCTTTTTCTTTTGAACATGGCCGAGAAACTTAAAATTCGTTCAGATTTTTGAGCAGTTAGTTGTTCTCGCTATCGGTTTTGGAAGTGCTTCCATTCACGTGTTCATTTTTTTTACCGGTGGCCAAAGCGTCTTTTAGCTTGTCTGGTCTGGCAACAAAGCGTCCATTTACCATTTCTACCGGCACTTTTGAAATCACTTCTTCAAGGTGTTTTTGTGCTTCTTTTTGGTTGCGCTTCATCTTCTCCAATTCGTCCTGCGAAAGCCCAACTGGATTGTCGCTGACCATTTCGCTGAGCGGCTCGATGGTTAAATTCTCGTTTTCCAGCTTGAAAGACACAAATTTATAGAAAATGAAAACCAAGATGAAAAATATCGGTAAGGCAAACGCGAAGAGAAAACCCCAATGCATAACAACGCTCCTTTCCTCGTGCGGACGTTTATTGAATTAATAGCATTTGCATCGTGCAATAGCGTGAAGTTACAAAACTAATGCAAAATAAAAATCATCTCCTTTGGAATTTTTTCATCTCTCTTGAACGCGTGTAGGGGCGAATAAAAACAGGCTGAGCCGTCGAGAAAAAGTAAGGCAATTCCCGAATTTAAAATGGGTTGGCGTTTTGCCTCTTGGCGCGGACATTTTCGAAATGAAATTTTCTCCACATGAAATAGGCCGTGCCCAAACTGAGGCAAAAAAGAGAGGGAACAATCAGGCCGTTTTGGCGGAGCGCATCAGGCAAAAGAACCGCAACGAAGCCGCCGAGCAAAAATCCAAAAACCAAAGAAACATCAAGGGCGAATTTCCATCTGTCGGTTTTGTGCCCGTGTAGCGCTTTCCCGAGCAAAATTCCCAAATCGGTGATGAGCCCGGTGACATGCGTGGTTCGAATAATCATTCCCCGATATAAACTGGCCATTGCATTTTGAAGTCCGCAGCTCAGCGCGCCGGTAAAGAGCGCCCAATAAATATGCTTTAGCACAAGCAAATCGGTAATAAAAAGGCCGCAGCCTTCAAGAATTAAAACCAAGCCATAGCGCTTTCCAGGAATATAGTGGCTTTGGTTAATCACAAAACTGGAGAGCACCGCTCCGATAAAAAAGCCGGGAATGAGCAAAAGCAGCCCGATCAAGTGATGATGTTTTTTCTCAATTACATCGATGGGCAGGTAAGAAAACGCTCCTGTTAAGTGGCTCACCGGACTATCGAAGTAGCGCAACATATACACATTGACATAGCCGGCAAGCAGGGAAAGCATAAAGCCGACAAAAACAAACTCTGCCGTTTCCTTTTTCAAATTTCGCATCATGATTCAGTACAACTAATCCGTGAATAAAACCATGAACTTCTTCGACCCTAAAGCTCAAAGAGATTCATAAAGTACAAACACGCAATAAAGAGTCATTACGTCGAATTTCCAATTTTATAAATCAATTAGAACTGTATTGTTAAAATTTCTGAAAGCATTTGTAAGGAAACGATGATAAAAGTAGCGTTATGTTTTAGTAATTTTAAAGAAATACAAAAAAAATTAAACGCATATGAAAGAACACATGAAAAAGTTTAATAACTTAAATTAGTGGTTCGTTCAGTTCAATCTTTTAAACAACCCATCTATAAAGCAAGGATCTAACAATATATTTGAGTGGCGACATTTTGCTGATCTTCTCAATCAACAACAATCCAATAATTTTTCATGGCTGTTTTTAAAGCAATCAACCCGAATGTAGAAGTTAATGGGAGAACGGTATTATCATTGGTGAATGGGTTAGGAGCCTTTCAAGATAATGGCATCCGTTATTTAGAGATGTATGGGATTAAAGACGTCAAGAGCGATGGATGGTATCCGCAACAAAGTTGGTTGGATGCTTTTAAATATATAAGTGAAAGAATTGGAACGGGCACGGTATTCATGATAGGAAAGTCAATTCCTGAAAGTTCGAGATTCCCGCCTGAAATTAACAATATCTTTAAAGCATTAGGCGCATTAGATGTTGCCTATCATATAAATCATCGCCTGCATGGGCGAGTTATGTTTGATCCATCTACTGGGAAAATGGAGGAAGGTATTGGGCATTACCGGTATAAAAGAGTAGATGAAAAACGCATTGAACTAACCTGTGATAATCCATATCCATGCGACTTCGACAAAGGCATCATCACCCAGATGGCCAATAAGTTTAAACCCGGTGGTTCTTTCATTATCATGGAGCATGATAAAGCACATGGTTGTAGAAATCATGGTGCTGAGACGTGCACTTATACCATAACATGGTAAAATGAGCAGCCTTCGGTAGCACGGTTTCCCGCGCCGCATGGCTATTTCCGCTTTGGAAAAAAACTATTCCAATTTCAAGATCAGATCGGACGTTGTCCAGCGCTTGCGAACGCGCACGGTGTCTTTCCCAATGGTAAAGTTTTCCGCCGGCTTTGTTGGAAAGGCTTTTCCGCCATCCCATGCCGCATAAGCGGTGGTGGCAGCCGTTCGATTTTCCGCCTGAAAAGCGCTTAAAGTATACATGCCTTCGGGTAGCACAGGAAATTCAAACGCAGCCGAGCCGATGGTATTTTCCACCATTGTTCGGTAATTATAAGATTTTCCAAGCGGCCAAGCAGAAATGATGATCTTCCCTAACTTTTTAGACTGCACACGTCCTTCAATTCCGCCAAATCGGTCAAGACCCGCTATTTGAAAACGCAG
Above is a window of Chloroherpeton thalassium ATCC 35110 DNA encoding:
- a CDS encoding STAS domain-containing protein, with product MHVKEHEESGIVVLKLKGDLLGGDDYQTFKDTLKKYISEGKKDFVIDLRKVTYINSSGIGMLVSGMTTVTNAEGTFKLANVEQNIHNVFTITNLISIFDVYETLEDALNAE
- a CDS encoding YoaK family protein — protein: MMRNLKKETAEFVFVGFMLSLLAGYVNVYMLRYFDSPVSHLTGAFSYLPIDVIEKKHHHLIGLLLLIPGFFIGAVLSSFVINQSHYIPGKRYGLVLILEGCGLFITDLLVLKHIYWALFTGALSCGLQNAMASLYRGMIIRTTHVTGLITDLGILLGKALHGHKTDRWKFALDVSLVFGFLLGGFVAVLLPDALRQNGLIVPSLFCLSLGTAYFMWRKFHFENVRAKRQNANPF